The sequence below is a genomic window from Tenacibaculum tangerinum.
TATTGAAGGAATTTTATTTACCGACAAGCTTTCTTCATTAAAAAAACGATTGATTAAAAAGAAATTAGAAAATATTTCAAAAGGAAAAGTAAACGCAGGATATCGTATGCGTTTTCCTAATGCGAAGAAATAATAATTGAATTAGTTATACACTAAAAAGACATTAAAATATGGAATTTAACAAAATTATAGCTGTAACAGGGAAACCAGGTTTGTATGAAATTTTATCACAAACTAAAACAGGAGTTATCGTAAAATCTATTGTTGATGATAAACGTTTTCCTATTACTGCTACACATAATGTAAGCTTATTAGAAAACATCGCTATTTATACCTACGAAGAAGAAGTGCCTCTAGCACGTGTATTCAAGAACATTGCTGATAAAGAAGAGGGTAAAGAAGCGATTTCTCATAAAGAAAGTGCCAATAAATTGACTGCTTATTTTGCTGAAGCTTTACCTGGTTACGACGAAGAACGTGTATATGCTTCCAACATTAAAAAAGTAATACAATGGTACAATATCTTAGCAAAAGCTAATTTTGACTTTAGTACCTTAACGGAAGCTGAAGCAGAAGAAACAACTACCGAAGAAGCTTAAATCGTGAATACTCGTAAACAACAGTTAGCTGCCTTTAATCGTTTGTTAGATATCATGAATGACCTTCGTGAGCAATGTCCGTGGGATAAAAAACAAACCTTACAAAGTCTACGTCATTTAACTATTGAAGAAACCTACGAGTTAGCAGATGCTATTTTAGACAACGATTTAGAAGAAATAAAAAAAGAATTAGGCGATGTGCTTTTGCACATCGTCTTTTATGCTAAAATAGGTAGTGAAAAACAAGCTTTTGATATTGCCGACGTTGCCAATTCAATTTCAGATAAATTGATCGACCGTCATCCGCATATTTATGGAGATGTGGTGGTTGAAAATGAAGAACAAGTAAAGCAAAACTGGGAAAAACTCAAACTGAAAGAAGGAAAAAAATCGGTTTTAGAGGGGGTTCCTAAAAGTTTGCCCGCGGTTATAAAAGCCAACCGTATTCAAGATAAAGTAGCGGGAGTTGGTTTTGATTGGGAAGAACCACACCAAGTATGGGAAAAAGTTCAAGAAGAGCTTTCTGAATTGAATGAGGAAATCAACAACAACAATCAAGAGAAAATAGAAAAAGAGTTTGGAGACGTGTTGTTCTCTATGATTAATTACGCTCGTTTTATTGGCGTGAATCCTGAAAATGCGTTGGAAAAAACCAATAAAAAATTCATCAATCGTTTTCAGTATTTGGAAGAAGCTGTTAAAAAAGAAGGAAAACAACTTTCTGACATGACCCTCGCTGAAATGGATGTGCATTGGGAAAATTCAAAAGAGTTTTTCAAATAATATAAAATTGGGAAAATTCAAAGGAATTTTTCAAATAAACTTTCTGTCATTACGAAGGAGGAACGACTGAAGTAATCTGTTTTTCTCAAACTATAAATACAAAGATTGCATAGTTACCACTCGCAATGACGATTTTCGAAATCACCACTCGTCGCTACCGTCATTACGAAGGAGGAACGACTGAAGTAATCTGTTTATTTCTAACTATAAATATAAAAATTGCTTCGTTACCACTCGCAATGACACCTTTCGTTCATTTCGACTACGCTCAATGAACATCATGCAATGAAGCTCCCTGTCATTGAGAACGTTAGATAGGAATCTCATCCTCTTTAGCACAAATACCATAGAATTTCCGTATTTTTACTCTATGAACATCATCATTATCACCGGAGGAAGTAAAGGAATTGGGAAAGCCTTGGCTGAAAAATATGCACAAGAGGACTACAAAGTGTATTCATTGTCTAGGAGTATTGTAGATTTGCAAAATGTGACACAAATTTCTGTAGATTTATCCGATACCAAAGCCACTCACAACACTTTTAAAATGTTGTTAGATGACATTAAAAAACTAGAAGTTACTTCTATTACCTTAGTGAATAACGCAGGAAGACTGGGTACGATAGCGAATTTAGAAAACATTTCTTCGGAAGATATTGCCAAAAGCATCCATCTAAACACCACTACACCACTGATTTTATCGAGTTTGTTTATAGAAGGTACCCAGCACCTAATCTGTAAAAAACAAATCATTAGTATTTCCTCAGGTGCAGCGGTAAAACCGTATGAAGGTTGGAGTGTATATTGCACCTCAAAAGCAGCGATTGACATGATGACCAAAACCATTGCTTCGGAACAAAACGAACTTGAACATGGTGTACAATGCAATGCCATTTACCCGGGTGTGGTAGATACCAACATGCAAACCCATATTAGAAGCACCGATAAAAAAGATTTTAAGAACCTACAACGTTTTATCGATTTAAAAGAAAACGACCAACTCTATACCCCAAAATATGTCGCGGAAACCATTTTTAACATCGACACCCAAAACAAACTACAGAATGGGGATATTGTAGACATTCGGGATTTTTAATTTGAAATTAACGTGAATCTTGTTTAAGCTGCCCATAAAGTTATTTTCGGTAGCTTTTTTATTCATTGATTTTGCTTTAATTTAACACGAAGTATCTGCAATGATTTTCCATTCACCTCGTATCCTTTTAAAAATAATCATAAACACTCCCTCAGCATCTCCTACCGTTCTTTTTAAGTGATATGCTCCCATTACAGAGTAGGATCCTTCAGTAATTTTAGAAATATCATTAACTTTAAAAGTTAACGTACCTGTGTGTGCTTTTGTAGGATAGCCTTTTTTATAGTTATCTAAGGTTTTCTGCCAACCAAAAGTAATTCCGTTACGTCCGTAAAACTTTAAAGAATCACTTTTCCAATACCCTTGCATGAAACCTTCTAAATCGTGGTTAAACCAGGCTTTTTCTTGCTTTTCCATCACCGATAAAATCTGTTGTTTTTCTGTTTCTTCTGAAATTTCTTGCTTACACGAAACGAGTAGTATTCCTAAAAAAACAATACTGAATAGTTTCTTCATATTAAAATAATGAGCTAATAATGTCTTTTACAGTAACTCCTTCGGCTTCTGCCTTGTAATTTTTTACAATTCTATGCGATAAAATAGGAATGGCTACTGCTTGCACATCTTCAATATCTGGTGAGTATTTTCCATGTACAGCTGCGTGTGCTTTGGCTGCTAATATTAAGTTTTGTGAAGCCCTTGGTCCTGCTCCCCAATCAATATATTTGTTGATGAAATCGGTTGCTTTATCTGAATTAGGACGTGTTTTACCAACCAAACCTACGGCATACTCAACTACATTGTCTGCTACAGGAATTTTACGGATTAATTTTTGAATTTCAAGAATTTCATCCGAAGAAAAAATCGGATTTACGGTTTGCTCAGTTATGGATGTTGTGTTTTTTACTACTTGCACCTCTTCTTCAAAACTTGGGTATTCTAAATAAATCGAAAACATAAAACGATCTAACTGCGCTTCTGGCAACGGATAGGTTCCTTCTTGTTCAATAGGGTTTTGGGTAGCCAGCACAAAGAACGGAAGTTCTAACTTGTAATGATGCCCTGCTATGGTTACCGATTTTTCTTGCATTGCTTCTAACAACGCTGCTTGAGTTTTAGGTGGTGTACGGTTTATTTCATCTGCTAAAATGATATTCGAAAAAATAGGTCCTTTTATAAATTTAAAGTGACGTGTTTCGTCTAGTATCTCACTCCCTAAAATATCAGAGGGCATTAAATCGGGTGTAAACTGAATTCGGTTAAAGTGTAATCCTAAAGCACTTGAAATAGTGTTTACCAATAATGTTTTTGCCAATCCTGGCACTCCTATTAACAACGAATGTCCGCCACAAAAAATTGAAAGAAGCGTATAATTTACAGCTTCTTGCTGACCGATTATAACCTTACCTATTTCTTGTTGTAGTTGGCTGTATTTTTCTACTAGCGTGTTTACTGCTTTTACATCAGACATATATTATGTTTTTCTTTATTCTAAAAAATTAATTACAAACTTTTGTAAAATGAAATTCCCGCTCTCGCGGGAATGACAATATACTAAATTATTAGTTTTTATTTGTTTTCTTTCTTCCAATCTTTATTAAAATTGCATTTCTTATAGTCGCTACTTAGCTTTAAGTATGTTTCTTGTATTTTTTCCTTAGTCCATTTCGTTATTTCTTCCTCTTTTTTCTTTGCCAATGCAAATTCTTGCATTCTTACATAATCTTGTACTAAATCTGCCTTATGCGTTTCTGTTTTGTTTTTCATTAAAATTACTCCATACATCTTTTCTCCTTCACGAGTTTCATCGTAAAACACATCAGACAATTCGCCTTTTTTCAATTCACTAATTCTAGCAAATAACTCTGGGGGCATTCTTGTGAGTTCAAAATTTGGTTCTTGTGTGTAAGGATTCATAATTAAGCCTCCACTATTTTTTGTTTCCTCATCTTCAGAATACTTTTTAACTGCTTCTTCAAAAGTTATTTTTTCTGCCTTAAGATCGGCTACAATTTTTTCTATTTGTTCTTTGGTCTCGTTTAATTTTTCATCAGATACTTCTGGTTGCATTAAAATATGAGAAACTTCACGTTGATTCCCCTTTACTTTATGTAGCTGAATGATATGATATCCAAAAACTGACTTGATAGGCTCTGAAATTTGCCCTTCATCTAGTGAGAAAGCTGTTTCTTTAAACTCTTTAATGAACTGACTATCTTTGGTAATAATATATTTCCCTCCGTTTTGAGCTACTGCTGGATCGTTAGAATTAATAATTGCTTTCAGTTTAAAACTAGCACCGTTTTCTACCTCTTTTTTTATTTCGTTTAGTTTATTTATAATACGTTCTTCTTCTTCTTTCGCTGGTTCTGCTTTAAGTATTATTTGTTGTAACTCGACCTCAGCAGGAATTTCTGGAAGTTCTCCTTTTTCCTCTAATCCTTTATAGTAAATTCGTATTTCCTCTGGAGTTACATCGATGTTTTCTGTAATTTTTTGTTGTTCTTTTTCAATTAATACATTTTCTCGTTGAACTCTGCCTAACTCTTTCTTTAAATCTTCCATATCATTGAATCCGTAAGCTTCCACCACTTTTTCTTCACTTCCATATTCTCGTGTAAAATAAGCGATACTTCTACTTACCCTGCTATCAATTTCTGATTGAGAGATGGTAACACTATCAATAATTGCATGATGCGCTAATAATTTTAGTTGCATTAATTCTTCTAACATCTCACAGTCTGAAATTGTAACTCTTCCTTCATTACGTTGCTCAATTTCTTGCTTAAATTTATCGATATCAGAATGTAACACTATATTTTTCCCCACTACAACAGCAACCCCATCAATTTTTGTTTGCTGTGCATTTAGCGTGGTTAACCCCAAAAACAAGGTAAATACTATGCTAATATTCTTTAAAGTTTTTATTTTGAATTGCATCATTAATCAGCTTTTTTTCAATATCTCGTATTAATTCTAATTTTCTTTTATGTAAAATAATTTGTTTTATTCTAGGACTAACATAACTCAACGGAGCCGTAGCGTTTTTAGGTAACATATTTTTTACAGCGACCAAATATACTCCTAAACTATCTTCTTTTTGTATGAATTTTGATATTTTTAACAAATTTTCATTGGTTTCAGTACGCAAAGGCGGTATTTCTTTCTTTAAAAAATCAAGAGTAACCCAAGTTGAATCTTGCAAACGATACGATTTAAAATTTAACAAATGTCGCTCTAAGTCTTCTTTATCTTCTTCTTTATCTGACTTGAATTCTCTAATAGTTTCTGTTTTTTCTAAATAATTTGTACCAAAGTACACATACTCAAACTGTAACAATTCTTCATTTACTTTAAAATTTTCTTTGTTTTTGTTGTAGTATGAAGCAATTTCTTCACCAGTTACAATAGTATCTAATTGTTGTTTTATTAAACGTTCCTTGTACCCATTGATGTACAAGCTTTTTTTATAATCATTAACTAAATTTTGAATTTCCTCGCTTTGTGCTTCCGTTATATTCTCTTCCGCTTTTATATATAACAACTCTTGCTTTGCCCATGAATTAATCAGTCCTTTTACGATAACTAAACTATCTTTTTTAGAAAGGTTTTTAGGTAGCAAACCCGTAATATCTTTTTTATATAAATGCTTGTTGTAAACGGTAGCTATGGGGCGTTCATACGTTACCTTTTTAGTTTTTAAGGTTATAAGGTCGCAAGAAACTATAAACAATATTACTACTACAAATATGTATTTTTTCACTTTGAATTATTTATGAGGATTTTTAAAAAACTTAGGGTTCCTCTTTTTATTCTTAATTTTTTTTTAATCTTACAATGAAATAATGCCTTTAATTGACTCTGCTTTTTTATAATAGGAAATAACTTCGTCTGAACTCTTTACGGTTAAATGTATAGATACACTTACGTACTTTCCTGTTTTAGATTTCTTTGTATTGATAACTGCCCCACCATTATTAAATAAGTCTTGAACTTCTTGCACCTGATTACCGTCGGTAGGAACAATAAATTTATATAAATATTTAGCAGGAAATGTTGTGGTGTCTTCTAATTGTGATTTTAACTTGCTATAAAAAGCTTCTCTATCTTGCATAATTCAATAATTTCTATTAAAACCATTGATAAAATATCGTTTTTACAATGGAGTACAAAATTACACTATTTATTATATTTATAAATTGAAACTTCTATTTTTGCCCCATGCAACAAAAAATAGTCTTAATAGGTGGTCCTGGCACTGGTAAATCTTCAATTTTAAAAGAATTTATAAAGCGTGGGTACAAGTGCATGCCCGAAATATCGAGAGAAGTTACCTTAAAAGCTCAAAAAGAAGGAATCGATCAGCTTTTTTTAGAACAACCCCTATTATTTAGTCAACTACTGTTAGAAGGTAGAGAACAACAATATTTGGAAGCTCATCAAAGCAATGAAGAAATCATTTTTTTTGATAGAGGAATTCCCGATGTGCACGCGTATATGAATTATTTAGGCTCAGACTATCCTCCTGTATTCAAAGAAAAGAGCAATCAATACCTATATACGAAAGTTTTTATGTGCGCTCCGTGGAAAGATATTTACAAATCTGATAACGAACGCTACGAAACTTTTGAACAATCTGTTAAAATTGATACTTTCTTAAAAGAAGCGTACGAAGAAATTGGATACCATATAATTGAGGTGCCTTTCGGTTCTGTACAAGAGCGTTGTGATTTTATTTTACATTCGTTAAAAAACAATGTATGACACCGCTCTAAAAATATTGACCCATTATTGGGGACACCCTTCTTTTAGAGAACCTCAACAAGAAATTATTACCTCAGTTTTAAACAATAAAAACGTTGTTGCCTTACTACCCACTGGTGGCGGAAAATCGATTTGTTTTCAAATACCTGCATTGGTTAAAGACGGAGTTTGTATTGTTGTTTCTCCTTTAATTGCCCTGATGGAAGATCAAGTTTCTAACTTAATTCAGAAAGGTATCAAAGCAACCCTGCTACCATCAGGAAGTACACAAGATGAAATGATAACGCTTTTTGATAATATCAGATTTGGAAACATCAAGTTTTTATACATTTCGCCCGAACGACTACAATCACAATTTATTCAAGAAAAAATAAAACAACTACATGTAAATTTAATTGCGATTGATGAAGCGCATTGTATTTCGGAATGGGGACATGATTTTCGACCTTCTTATCGAAATATTACCATTTTAAAAGAGCTCCAACCAGCGGCTCCAGTAATTGCATTGACGGCTACCGCTACCCAAAAAGTAATTACAGACATTGTTTCTTCTCTTGAATTAGAGAACCCAACCCTATTTCGAAAGTCATTTTTTAGAGAAAATTTGGCTTATCAAGTAATAAAAACAGAAGACAAACTCGGTAAACTAAATCAGATTTTTACCAAAACAAAAGCCCCTGCAATCGTATATGTAAATACACGAAAGAAAACGCAAGAAATTAGCCGTTATTTGAATGCGCAGGGGTACAAAAGTTCTTTTTATCATGGCGGACTTTCTACTATAAAAAAAAAACTCGCCTTTGATAACTGGATGTCTGAAAAAACACCCATTATGGTTGCCACCAATGCCTTTGGTATGGGAATCGACAAACCCAATGTTCGTCTCGTAGTTCATTTAAACGTACCTTCTTCTATTGAAAACTATATTCAAGAAGCGGGTCGTGGCGGACGTGATGGAGTGAAGTCTTTTGCTGTTATGCTAACCAATAATAGCGATATTTCTTTGAGCAGTACATTGCTAGAAAAATCTTTACCTTCTATTCAAGAAGTAAAAACTGTACATCAAAAACTATATCAATATGTGCAAATTGCAAAAGG
It includes:
- a CDS encoding (S)-benzoin forming benzil reductase yields the protein MNIIIITGGSKGIGKALAEKYAQEDYKVYSLSRSIVDLQNVTQISVDLSDTKATHNTFKMLLDDIKKLEVTSITLVNNAGRLGTIANLENISSEDIAKSIHLNTTTPLILSSLFIEGTQHLICKKQIISISSGAAVKPYEGWSVYCTSKAAIDMMTKTIASEQNELEHGVQCNAIYPGVVDTNMQTHIRSTDKKDFKNLQRFIDLKENDQLYTPKYVAETIFNIDTQNKLQNGDIVDIRDF
- a CDS encoding RecQ family ATP-dependent DNA helicase, whose amino-acid sequence is MYDTALKILTHYWGHPSFREPQQEIITSVLNNKNVVALLPTGGGKSICFQIPALVKDGVCIVVSPLIALMEDQVSNLIQKGIKATLLPSGSTQDEMITLFDNIRFGNIKFLYISPERLQSQFIQEKIKQLHVNLIAIDEAHCISEWGHDFRPSYRNITILKELQPAAPVIALTATATQKVITDIVSSLELENPTLFRKSFFRENLAYQVIKTEDKLGKLNQIFTKTKAPAIVYVNTRKKTQEISRYLNAQGYKSSFYHGGLSTIKKKLAFDNWMSEKTPIMVATNAFGMGIDKPNVRLVVHLNVPSSIENYIQEAGRGGRDGVKSFAVMLTNNSDISLSSTLLEKSLPSIQEVKTVHQKLYQYVQIAKGELVETGFDFNFLDFCNQYQFIPNKTFTTLQILNNNGIIELNHNFQQKSTIQFLASSTKVIAHATKNTTVKNFIQQILRMYGGIFETPVKIDEFYIAKKLGTTSWFVIDTLEKLAQKELIAYTKATNNAELFFLQPREDDKTINRIAANIKQYIQQKKKKILIYFIS
- a CDS encoding YybH family protein, which produces MKKLFSIVFLGILLVSCKQEISEETEKQQILSVMEKQEKAWFNHDLEGFMQGYWKSDSLKFYGRNGITFGWQKTLDNYKKGYPTKAHTGTLTFKVNDISKITEGSYSVMGAYHLKRTVGDAEGVFMIIFKRIRGEWKIIADTSC
- a CDS encoding DUF493 family protein; this translates as MQDREAFYSKLKSQLEDTTTFPAKYLYKFIVPTDGNQVQEVQDLFNNGGAVINTKKSKTGKYVSVSIHLTVKSSDEVISYYKKAESIKGIISL
- a CDS encoding AAA family ATPase, with the protein product MSDVKAVNTLVEKYSQLQQEIGKVIIGQQEAVNYTLLSIFCGGHSLLIGVPGLAKTLLVNTISSALGLHFNRIQFTPDLMPSDILGSEILDETRHFKFIKGPIFSNIILADEINRTPPKTQAALLEAMQEKSVTIAGHHYKLELPFFVLATQNPIEQEGTYPLPEAQLDRFMFSIYLEYPSFEEEVQVVKNTTSITEQTVNPIFSSDEILEIQKLIRKIPVADNVVEYAVGLVGKTRPNSDKATDFINKYIDWGAGPRASQNLILAAKAHAAVHGKYSPDIEDVQAVAIPILSHRIVKNYKAEAEGVTVKDIISSLF
- a CDS encoding DUF5606 family protein, which produces MEFNKIIAVTGKPGLYEILSQTKTGVIVKSIVDDKRFPITATHNVSLLENIAIYTYEEEVPLARVFKNIADKEEGKEAISHKESANKLTAYFAEALPGYDEERVYASNIKKVIQWYNILAKANFDFSTLTEAEAEETTTEEA
- the mazG gene encoding nucleoside triphosphate pyrophosphohydrolase, whose amino-acid sequence is MNTRKQQLAAFNRLLDIMNDLREQCPWDKKQTLQSLRHLTIEETYELADAILDNDLEEIKKELGDVLLHIVFYAKIGSEKQAFDIADVANSISDKLIDRHPHIYGDVVVENEEQVKQNWEKLKLKEGKKSVLEGVPKSLPAVIKANRIQDKVAGVGFDWEEPHQVWEKVQEELSELNEEINNNNQEKIEKEFGDVLFSMINYARFIGVNPENALEKTNKKFINRFQYLEEAVKKEGKQLSDMTLAEMDVHWENSKEFFK
- a CDS encoding ATP-binding protein, whose translation is MQQKIVLIGGPGTGKSSILKEFIKRGYKCMPEISREVTLKAQKEGIDQLFLEQPLLFSQLLLEGREQQYLEAHQSNEEIIFFDRGIPDVHAYMNYLGSDYPPVFKEKSNQYLYTKVFMCAPWKDIYKSDNERYETFEQSVKIDTFLKEAYEEIGYHIIEVPFGSVQERCDFILHSLKNNV
- a CDS encoding peptidylprolyl isomerase, translated to MMQFKIKTLKNISIVFTLFLGLTTLNAQQTKIDGVAVVVGKNIVLHSDIDKFKQEIEQRNEGRVTISDCEMLEELMQLKLLAHHAIIDSVTISQSEIDSRVSRSIAYFTREYGSEEKVVEAYGFNDMEDLKKELGRVQRENVLIEKEQQKITENIDVTPEEIRIYYKGLEEKGELPEIPAEVELQQIILKAEPAKEEEERIINKLNEIKKEVENGASFKLKAIINSNDPAVAQNGGKYIITKDSQFIKEFKETAFSLDEGQISEPIKSVFGYHIIQLHKVKGNQREVSHILMQPEVSDEKLNETKEQIEKIVADLKAEKITFEEAVKKYSEDEETKNSGGLIMNPYTQEPNFELTRMPPELFARISELKKGELSDVFYDETREGEKMYGVILMKNKTETHKADLVQDYVRMQEFALAKKKEEEITKWTKEKIQETYLKLSSDYKKCNFNKDWKKENK